A region of the Candidatus Bathyarchaeum sp. genome:
TGATGTGACCGAGCAAGACAAACAAACCGTGAAATTTCTTTTGGATCTGATGGGTAAATCTATGGAAATTGATGAAAAATACATGGACGCAGTAACTGCAGTTAGTGGCAGTGGTCCTGGATACCTTTCAATTGTTGTGGAGGCTCTGGCTTATGCGGGTTTGAAGGTTGGTTTACCTAGGGATTTGGCGTTGCAAAGTGCTGCTCAGGCTGTTTTGGGGACTGCTAAGCTTGTTTTGGAAACTGGTTTAAGTCCCGCACAGATTCGTGACAATGTTACGACTCCAGGAGGAACCACAATTGAAGCCATCTATGAGGTTGAAGGCAGTGATATTCGTCAGGCTTTGGTTCGAGCTGTTGAGGCTGCAACAAAAAAGAGCGAAACCATCCGCAAAAACTGGGAGTAACTGGTTGGTTGACCAAAACTTTAATTCAAAAAAACATGAAAGTGATTGTTATGTCAAAAGAAAAAGTTGTTGTTTTGATGGGGTCTCCTCGGGACCTTCCGTTTGCTTCTAAAATTAAAGCTTTTTTAGAAAAAGAGAAATTTCCCGTAGACTGTGTGTACAATGTAGCTTCTGCCCATCGTACACCTGAAAAACTGCTAAAAGACCTAAAAGAATTTGAAAAATGCACAGTTCCAATAGTTTACGTTACCGTTGCTGGATTATCTGATGCCCTTTCCGGAGTAGTCGCAGGTACAACAATTCATCCTGTTATTGCATGTCCTCCCGACTCCGACAAACATTGCGGCGCTAAAGTGTTTAGTTCTACTGCGATGCCTACAGGTGTTCCTGTTGCGTATGTAGTAAAACCTGAGAATGCTGCTCTTGTTGCGGTGCGCATTTTTGCTTTGGCTAATCCTGAGCTGAAAAAGTGTTTGGATAAGTATTGCAAGAAAATGGCGAAAGCAGTCTACACTGGTGATGAAGAAGTAAAAAAAGTCACCCAGAAAAAACACGTTAACCGCCTTGCAGTGTAATAAACTGGTCTGGGAATTCAAGGGATTCTAAGGAACACCTTTGTGTTCCTTTAAGATTTTTCAGGAAAATACTGTTTTCAACAGTCTTCTATTAGTGTTCTAATTTGTTTGTGGACTAGGCTTCATCAACTTCTTTTTTGTATTCTAGGAGTTCTTTGAGGGCATGTATTTCGATAAGGTTGCTTGAGTGGGGGATTTTTGTTCTAAAAGCTGCGGTGAATAGTACTAGGTCTTCGATGTGGAGTAGTTTTAGTTTGTGTAGTTTACTCGCAACAGACATCAAGCGGTCGTCTTTACTGGTATAATCATAATGAACTGGAATAACCCCATAGACTAGTTCCAACTGTTTTTTGACGTACAGGTTGGGAGTTACTGCTATTACTGGCTCTTCTACTTTGAATCTGGAAATCATTTTTGCAGTATATCCCGACCGAGTAAGAGTTACTATTTTTGTTATGGGCATGCTTTCGCAGATTTTGGTTATGGACCAGCTTACAGTGTCTGAAATGTTTATGAAGCCCAGTTTTTGGACACTGTTTTGGGTTGCTTTTTGTGCTTCTTGGGCGATTCGTGCCATCATGGTCAAGGCTTCCACGGGATATTTTCCTACTGCGGTTTCTCCAGAAAGCATGGTGGCGTCGGTTCCGTCTAATATGGCGTTGGCTACGTCGCTGACTTCCGCTCGGGTGGGGTGGGGGTGCTGCATCATGGATTCCAACATTTCTGTTGCAGTTACTACGGGTTTGCCTTCTTGATTGCACATGCGAATCAAAGATTTTTGAACCAAAGGCACTTTTTCCGAGGGAATTTCTACCCCTAAATCTCCTCGGGCTATCATTATGGCGTCTGAGGCTTCCAGAATTTCTTTAAAGTTTGTTATGCCTTCAAAGTTTTCGATTTTAGAAAGAATTGCCCCATTGAAGCCTTTGGCTGTTGACCTTAAGTTTGTTACATCTTTGGCGTTTCGGGTAAAGGATAGTGCCAAAAATTCTATGTCAATTTTTTTGGCAAATTCTATAATTTTTTTGTCTCGTTGTGACAGGGTTGGAACCTTAAGAATCTTGTTTGGAACATTAACCCCTTTGCCGTCCGATATTACTCCACCATGTTCTACCAACAAACGCAAAGAGTTGCTGGTTTTTTCGCTGACTGCAGTTTTGATTCTGCCGTTGTCGATGTAGACAATGTCTCCAACGTTCATTTCAGCAATAAAATCGTGATTAAAACTGATTGATTCTCCGTTAAATCCAACGTCTAGTTTGTCTCCTACTTTGACGATTTGTTGCTCGTCAGTTTTCAGCCTAATTTCTGGGCCTTTCAAATCAATTAGAATGGGCAGGTCAGAAACATTTCGAACGTTTTCCACTATCTGTTTATAGCTGTCAAAGTCCCCGTATGCGGTGTTTATCCTAGCGCAGTTCATGCCAGCGTTAACCATTCGCTGTAAAATTTTAGTTTCAACACTAGCTGGACCAATTGTGCACACGATTTTTGGTTTCTTTTGCAACTAACCTGTCACCTAAAGTAAGGAATGGCGGTTTTAACGTTTAAACTTTAAAAGCACCAAAGTAGCCCCAATTGCAACTGCAAGAATTCCTATGGCAATTTCGGAAATTAGAACGATGTTTTCGTAGTCTGATTGTTTAGACAAAATGCCAAATAGTGCCCAGATCACTACACAGCAAAAAGCGATGTCTTTTCGTAGAGCTATCATGGCAATGGACAACAGTAATGCGACAACGATAATTAGAACTGCCCAAGTTGAAGCTTCGATGCCAAATCCGTCCCAGCCGATTGCAGTTAAGGCTACAGAAACGTTTGCGATGGTTGCGATGCTTATCCATCCCAAGTAAACGCTGAACGGCAAATGTACCATCAGTCGTTCTTTGATGTCTGCGGTTGTTCTGCCGATGTCTAGGCGTCGGTAGACGAGAATTAAGCTTGTTAGCAACCCTAGCATCAGTATTACGCTGTAGGTAACAAAGTCGTAGTGCCAAAGAACCAACCAAACAACGTTGAATAAACTGCTTAATCCAAAGAACCAGCTTACCTGACTTAGAAACGGTTTGTCTTTGTTTTTGGGTAACGCCTGATAGATAACAAACAACGCCAAAAGCGTGTAAATGATGCCCCAGATAGCAAAGGTGAACCCTGCCGGAGTAACCAAAGTCGGGTACATATCCGAAACGTCAGCACTAGTAACCCCCCCAAGAACTGTAGTACTTCCCGCTAACCCGTTTACAATTAAAGTAACTACATAGGCGACAATGTTGACTGCCTGAAACACAACAGGTCGATTCAACATAATAGTATAATATGCACCAATTTTCATATAACAATTTGCACAGCATTAACCTACAAAACTAGTCTAGTTTGTGATGTTCAAGATTTGTATCGTTATTTAA
Encoded here:
- a CDS encoding tryptophan-rich sensory protein, with the translated sequence MKIGAYYTIMLNRPVVFQAVNIVAYVVTLIVNGLAGSTTVLGGVTSADVSDMYPTLVTPAGFTFAIWGIIYTLLALFVIYQALPKNKDKPFLSQVSWFFGLSSLFNVVWLVLWHYDFVTYSVILMLGLLTSLILVYRRLDIGRTTADIKERLMVHLPFSVYLGWISIATIANVSVALTAIGWDGFGIEASTWAVLIIVVALLLSIAMIALRKDIAFCCVVIWALFGILSKQSDYENIVLISEIAIGILAVAIGATLVLLKFKR
- the proC gene encoding pyrroline-5-carboxylate reductase, whose translation is MMKNNIAVIGAGVIGGSVTKSILKSDYGGKITVADIQLEKAKELETMGAALTTDNKKVAKNADVVFLCVKPNLLKPVLQEISNEVEGKLVVSTAAAVTVQFCKRVAPKARIVRIMPNVAISVQESFTAYCCDSDVTEQDKQTVKFLLDLMGKSMEIDEKYMDAVTAVSGSGPGYLSIVVEALAYAGLKVGLPRDLALQSAAQAVLGTAKLVLETGLSPAQIRDNVTTPGGTTIEAIYEVEGSDIRQALVRAVEAATKKSETIRKNWE
- a CDS encoding AIR carboxylase family protein — encoded protein: MSKEKVVVLMGSPRDLPFASKIKAFLEKEKFPVDCVYNVASAHRTPEKLLKDLKEFEKCTVPIVYVTVAGLSDALSGVVAGTTIHPVIACPPDSDKHCGAKVFSSTAMPTGVPVAYVVKPENAALVAVRIFALANPELKKCLDKYCKKMAKAVYTGDEEVKKVTQKKHVNRLAV
- the pyk gene encoding pyruvate kinase, producing the protein MQKKPKIVCTIGPASVETKILQRMVNAGMNCARINTAYGDFDSYKQIVENVRNVSDLPILIDLKGPEIRLKTDEQQIVKVGDKLDVGFNGESISFNHDFIAEMNVGDIVYIDNGRIKTAVSEKTSNSLRLLVEHGGVISDGKGVNVPNKILKVPTLSQRDKKIIEFAKKIDIEFLALSFTRNAKDVTNLRSTAKGFNGAILSKIENFEGITNFKEILEASDAIMIARGDLGVEIPSEKVPLVQKSLIRMCNQEGKPVVTATEMLESMMQHPHPTRAEVSDVANAILDGTDATMLSGETAVGKYPVEALTMMARIAQEAQKATQNSVQKLGFINISDTVSWSITKICESMPITKIVTLTRSGYTAKMISRFKVEEPVIAVTPNLYVKKQLELVYGVIPVHYDYTSKDDRLMSVASKLHKLKLLHIEDLVLFTAAFRTKIPHSSNLIEIHALKELLEYKKEVDEA